The sequence CACGTTGGCCGGTCAAAGCAGAGGTGGTAATCACGGGCGCCCAACTAAGAAACTTCATTTCCTGGCGGACCTTTTGTTCGAACTTGGTGCCACTGGCAGTGTCCTTCCCTTCCAGCAGGTCCCACTTATTCAAAACGAGAATGATGGAACACCCCTGCTCGAGCGCATAGCCGGCAATCGCCGAATCCAGCGCCGTCACTCCTTCTTCCGCATCCAGCAGCACAATCGCAACGTCGGCTCGTTCCAGGCTTTTGCGCGCCATGACGACGGAAAGCTTCTCAGCCATCGCTGTGGTTTTTCCTTTGCGACGAATGCCGGCCGTGTCGATGATACGAAAAGTGTGTTCGTCGGTTTTGAGCAGGGTATCAACGCTGTCGCGCGTCGTGCCGGCAACGGGCGAGACGATTGCTCGCTCTTCTCCGAGCAGCCGATTGAGCACAGACGACTTGCCCACATTTGGACGGCCAATGATGGCGAGACGAATCTCACGTGCCGGGAGCGCGGGCATCCCTGCCTGCGGTTCACCGGCATCCGTGCCGGTTTCTGGCACACCAGGCCCGCCCGCTAACGCAGGCGGTTCTGACTTCTCGATCAACTCCACCAGCACGTTCAGCAGTTCGCCGAGCCCATTTCCGTGTTCAGCCGAAACCGGCATCACATGCAAAAATCCAAAACGATGAAAGTCGCTCGCTTCATCTTCCAAACGTGCTGAGTCAACTTTGTTAGCCGCGAGCAGCACGGGCTTTCCGGTTTCCCGCAACAACAGCGCCAGCTCTTCATCCAACGGCGTGACGCCTTTACGCGCATCGACTACCCACACCAACGCCGCTGCCTGGTTGATGGCGACTCCTGCCTGCTTGAAAATGTTCGCGGGAATTACCGCCTCGTCGTCGGGCACGATTCCGCCGGTGTCGACCAACGAAAAGCTTTTTCCCTTCCAATTGGCTGCGCCGTAAATGCGATCGCGCGTGATGCCCGGCTCGTCGCCGACAATCGCGCGCCGCTCGCCGATCAATCGATTGAACAGCGTCGACTTGCCGACGTTCGGCCGGCCGACAATTGCGACCAGCGGCAGTTCAGGTGGGTGCGAAGTGCGCATGACGTATAACTGCCGATGATACCTCGGCAGGATGAATTGCTCGGAATGTTCCGTTACAGAGGATAAGCGAGAGCGGAGTTCAGTCCCGAATTCGTGGACATCTTACAACCGGCGACAGACAGGATTTCAGTCGAGCCCCTGCTCAGTCGTAGAGAAAACCCATCAGGAAATCATAGCCTTTGCCGGCAAGCGCGGAGTACTGGTAATGCCAGAATTCTCGTTTATTCCAATTGCCTTTCTTCTCCCACCCCTTTTGCGCGGGAATCCGCTGCCAACCCATGGAAGCGGCCAGCTCGGTAAAATCCAGCGCCCACCCGTTGAACGCGCCGCCTTGGGTGACGGGCAGGTGACGAAGGGCAACAAATTCGGAATCAACCTGTTTGGCAGGGTCAGTGATCTTCAGGTAGGTATGCCAATATGTGCGACCGTCGATCGATTCGCGCACGAGGACTAAAGCTTTCTCGCCCTGGTTGTAATCAATCGCCACTCCACACTTATGAAGGGATCTGGTTACAGATCCAGGATTGTTTTTAGTGAAAGTCTTCGCCCGAAAACAGTCTCCCAAAACCGCTAGAAAATCTATTCCGGTCAGGTTCAGCGTGGCGGCGCGCAAGGCGTCAAAGGAGTCAGCCGCCTCGAGAATTAAATAAGGCTGGCCAACGTTAACTGAAGCAAGGGCGCGTAATTTTGCACTCGGAAGTGGCATGTCTAATCCTTCCCATTCGTATTTTTGTATGCGGCAGCTCTTTAAGGTTGCAGCGGCATGGGATCGCGATGGTCGATCTCCCGTCAATGATTGAACGTCTTGACGCCAGCTTCACCCGCGCGCAGCATCGCTGGTCCGGCGCAGGTTAAGCCGTGAGAACCGGGGTGTCAACGTTCTGCGGACTTGGCTTGCAGAGAGCCTTGTGCGTCGCGCGCCACGCGCAAGGGATCTACAAACGTTCGTCTCAATTGTTTAATATCCCGAAAACCCAATGCGCCGCCACGGTCGCGCCGAAAGCAGCAAACAAACGCGGCCTGAGATATCCTTTCTAGAAATGACTGATAAAGTTGCCCTAGCCAAAGCCACCGCTGACCCGAATCCCATTCGTCAATTTGAACGCTGGTTCGCCGACGCGAAGGCGACTGGCATGTCCGAACAGGACGCCACGTCAATGACGCTCGCGACCTCCGACAAAACCGGCCAACCGAGCGCGCGAATAGTGCTGCTCAAGGATTTCGACGAGCAGGGTTTTGTCTTCTACACGAATTACAACAGCCGCAAAGGTGAAGACTTAGCCGGGAACTCGCGCGCGTGTCTGCTTTTCTATTGGTCTCCGCTGTGGCGACAGGTTCGGATTGAGGGCGCAGTCGCGAAGGTTTCTGAAGCTGAATCAGACGAGTACTTCCATTCGCGCCCGCTGGGCAGCAAGCTCGGCGCCTGGGCTTCAGATCAAAGCGAGCCCGTTGAAAGCCGCGAGCAATTAGAAAAACGATTCGAAGAGTTTAATAGGAAGTTTGCCGACAACGTCCCACGCCCGCCGCATTGGGGTGGCTATCGAGTAAAGCCTGAGGTCATCGAGTTCTGGCAAGGCCGCGAAAACCGCTTGCACGATCGGCTGCGATACAACCGTCAGCCGGATGGTAGTTGGATCATTGAACGACTGGCACCCTGAAGGTACGCACGCCTCCGGCGTGCCGTGCTCATTTTATGGCCGTCCTGTGGTGTGAAGAGTGTATGAACGTGATTGGGCATAACGCACCACGCGTGCAACGCGTAACGATCGCCGTCAAAATGGAGCAAAGAATCCTCGATCACTTTGGCGAGTCTTTCATCACGCAGGGCGCAGGAGCCATATCCGCTGTCGAGAAACTCGTGAAATCGCTTTCGCCACTCATGATTCTGCTCCGCGCTAACGCTACCGGCGTCGGCTGCAACTGATGCGTTCAATTCGGCTCGAAGCTGCGACAAGAAGCGTTGAGGCAACGAATCGCATAGATGAAAGCAAACATGTTGCGTCATTCCCTGGCCATCAAAATGCGGAAAATATCCTCGAGAGTACCACCCTCGAAACCATCCTGTTTCGGCAAGACCAGTCGGTCTTTGTAAGTACTCTTCATGAGAGAAAGCACGCCGGAGGCGTGCGTACCTAAAGCCCCGGCTGCTTCTCCACAAACTTCACTAACGCACCCACGTAATCCGGAAAAGCTGGACAGTTAATTCCGTGCGGCTGGAGCAACTCACTTACTCGACTCGTGTCGTAAGTCTGCTCAAGAAAGAAGTACGGCACGGCTGAATGCGGCAGGCCGGTGATCTTTGGCGCCCCCGGCGCCATCAGCACCGGATAGACGATACGCCGCGGAACCGTCAGCCACGATTCACGTCCGCCGACTGTTTTCGCAATCTCGTCAAACAACTGTTCGGTCGTGAGGGGCGTGGGATCGGCAATTTGCACGGTCGTCCCAATCGCGCGTTCATCTTTTGCGAGCGCAACCATCGCTTCAATTACATAATCGATGGGTACAAGGTTCAGACTGACTTTGCTATTGCCGATGTTCAATAGCGTCAGTCCGCCCGGCCATCGGCGCAGGTAGTGAATCAGATAATAAATGCCGTCGTACTTCGGGGTCTCACCCGTGCGCGAATCGCCGACAACCACAGCGGGGCGATGAATCGTGACCGGCATTTCCGATTTCAAAGCGGCGACGGAAAGCTCGGCGAAGTACTTTGACTCTTCATAGTGATTGCGAAAGCCTGCGGCGTGTTCAAGTTCGTCTTCCCGAATTAATCCCGAGCGACGACCGGCGACATAGCAGGTCGAGACATAGTGGTAACGCCGCAGGTTCGTAATCGATTTTGCGAACTCGTTCACATTTTGCGTGCCCTGAACATTGACGAGTTGCGCCACTTCATGCGCGACGGCCAAGTCGTAAGCCGCCGCCAAATGAAACACGGTGTGAGTTTCCGCGCGCGCGCGTTGCAAATCCGACGGCGTCAGACCCAAGTCTGATTTCGTTATGTCACCTTCGACGATTGAGAAATTCCCAGCCGGCGCGCCCGTTTCGGCGACGATCTGCGCGACGTCCTCGTAAGCACGCTTCAGCAGGGCCGGTTGCACCAGCAAAGTGAAACGAACCCCATCGCGCGCCAGCCGCTCAACCAAACGTCCCGCAATGAATCCGGGAAAACCGGTGATGAAAATTGATTCGTTAGCCAACATTGGGAATCACATTCACACATCCATTACTCGACCGGCTCCTGGAAAGGAGGTGTGAATTAGATTGAATGACGTATCCGACTCACTGCGCCTCAAGTATAATCCCGCGAAAGTGCCAGAACCGCGAGCGGTAGCGACCGGATCCACGCTCAAGGTTTTCGCCAAGACGCGCTCGGTTATCTCAAGGCTTAGGCTGATCCGGTCGCTACCGCTTGTTCTGACACAATCATTTGTAGAAAGGTTTGTTCATGACTGCCAATGCCAAACTGCTTTTCCGGCGAGCGCTCTTAGGGCTATTTCTCGCGGCCTTTTTGATTCAACCGCAGCCCGTCACCGCGCAGACCCAAACCGAATGTCCGGTCCGAATCACACTCTTGCAGGTCAATGACGTCTATCAGTTCGCCCCAGTAGACGGCGGCACGCGCGGTGGCTTGGCGCGCGTGGCAACTTTGCGAAAGAAAATTCTGGCTGAGTCGCCGCACACTCTGTTCCTGATGGCCGGCGATACGATTTCGCCGTCGATCGAATCGAACACCTATAAAGGCGCGCAGATGATTGAAGCCTGGAACGCGGCGGGTTTGGACTACGCCACGCTCGGGAATCACGAGTTTGATTTCGGCCCCGAAGTTCTGCTTCAGCGGATGGGCGAATCGAAATTCAAATGGCTGGCGGCAAACGTGCTCGACAAGAAAACCGGAAAGCTCTTTGGCGACACACCTGAGTTCATCGTGCGGGAATTCGAAGGCGTGAAGATTGGCATGTTCGGCATTCTGTTGCCTGAGACTACTTCAACTTCTCGGCCGGGCCCGAATGTGGACATCCTTGACCCCTGTGAGACGGCTGGTCGAGTCATTCCCAAAATTCGCGCGGCGGGCGCACAGGTCATCGTCGCGCTGACGCATCTTTCCATGGCTGAAGACA is a genomic window of Pyrinomonadaceae bacterium containing:
- the der gene encoding ribosome biogenesis GTPase Der; this encodes MRTSHPPELPLVAIVGRPNVGKSTLFNRLIGERRAIVGDEPGITRDRIYGAANWKGKSFSLVDTGGIVPDDEAVIPANIFKQAGVAINQAAALVWVVDARKGVTPLDEELALLLRETGKPVLLAANKVDSARLEDEASDFHRFGFLHVMPVSAEHGNGLGELLNVLVELIEKSEPPALAGGPGVPETGTDAGEPQAGMPALPAREIRLAIIGRPNVGKSSVLNRLLGEERAIVSPVAGTTRDSVDTLLKTDEHTFRIIDTAGIRRKGKTTAMAEKLSVVMARKSLERADVAIVLLDAEEGVTALDSAIAGYALEQGCSIILVLNKWDLLEGKDTASGTKFEQKVRQEMKFLSWAPVITTSALTGQRVQKLLPLAIRANAVRSVRIPTSRLNDFFEREVRQRSGVTPAKTFRGSRLHVQYITQIGVRPPTFVVFTSGGKAGLHFSFLRHLENRMREEFDFYATPIRIIERHKSKTRRR
- a CDS encoding SDR family oxidoreductase produces the protein MLANESIFITGFPGFIAGRLVERLARDGVRFTLLVQPALLKRAYEDVAQIVAETGAPAGNFSIVEGDITKSDLGLTPSDLQRARAETHTVFHLAAAYDLAVAHEVAQLVNVQGTQNVNEFAKSITNLRRYHYVSTCYVAGRRSGLIREDELEHAAGFRNHYEESKYFAELSVAALKSEMPVTIHRPAVVVGDSRTGETPKYDGIYYLIHYLRRWPGGLTLLNIGNSKVSLNLVPIDYVIEAMVALAKDERAIGTTVQIADPTPLTTEQLFDEIAKTVGGRESWLTVPRRIVYPVLMAPGAPKITGLPHSAVPYFFLEQTYDTSRVSELLQPHGINCPAFPDYVGALVKFVEKQPGL
- the pdxH gene encoding pyridoxamine 5'-phosphate oxidase, whose product is MTDKVALAKATADPNPIRQFERWFADAKATGMSEQDATSMTLATSDKTGQPSARIVLLKDFDEQGFVFYTNYNSRKGEDLAGNSRACLLFYWSPLWRQVRIEGAVAKVSEAESDEYFHSRPLGSKLGAWASDQSEPVESREQLEKRFEEFNRKFADNVPRPPHWGGYRVKPEVIEFWQGRENRLHDRLRYNRQPDGSWIIERLAP